In Pelagibaculum spongiae, one genomic interval encodes:
- a CDS encoding sulfotransferase family 2 domain-containing protein — MKLGSKLFAKISPDVEPSCHVDQANNQLIRGWVESLDDLAGSMIKIASSTDQVVIHSDIYRPDVRRVSRHRTGLCGFSYDISCWVDKKCSVSYLGKKCNAVNHHRPLFFVHIPKTAGTSFKRAAADYFGNDAVIKNYGKKSPETSKIVHEMLLNKKQQYEIYLNMQRQGVGLYTGHVHLASMMDVFPAKDIVSFVRHPVEQVLSHFNHYRLHYDYSASVETFINQQGFKNLQSRFLGGVPVQLIGFVGLTEAYDSSLEIFNKSYKTNIKGKRLNVIPEDKKVAVSQPLVELIKENNTRDFELYQLCKDLLAQRTELTNRGVPWCYGFIDKPTKDQVSGLAYWADSDKPVELSVFHDKGQGQVHLGDCTASLIKPAMKRYAVPRSGFVGFTFKFPDACDRKNIRVVIKKTGQQLTEVQGI, encoded by the coding sequence ATGAAGTTAGGTAGCAAGTTATTCGCCAAGATTAGCCCTGATGTCGAGCCTTCGTGTCATGTAGACCAGGCGAATAATCAATTGATTCGTGGTTGGGTTGAGTCATTGGATGATTTAGCCGGGTCGATGATTAAAATAGCCTCGAGCACCGATCAGGTTGTGATTCATTCAGATATTTATCGCCCTGATGTGCGGCGGGTTTCTCGGCATAGGACTGGTTTGTGTGGATTTTCTTATGATATTTCTTGCTGGGTAGATAAAAAATGTAGTGTTAGCTATTTGGGGAAAAAATGTAATGCTGTAAACCATCATAGGCCTTTGTTTTTTGTGCATATACCAAAAACTGCAGGCACTAGCTTTAAAAGAGCTGCAGCTGATTATTTTGGTAATGATGCAGTAATTAAAAATTACGGTAAAAAATCACCAGAAACTTCGAAAATTGTTCATGAAATGTTGCTGAATAAAAAACAGCAGTATGAAATTTACCTTAATATGCAGCGCCAAGGTGTCGGGCTTTATACCGGGCATGTTCACCTGGCATCGATGATGGATGTATTTCCTGCCAAAGATATTGTCAGTTTTGTTCGTCATCCGGTAGAGCAGGTTTTATCACATTTTAACCACTATCGGCTGCATTATGATTATTCTGCTTCGGTTGAAACCTTTATTAATCAACAGGGTTTTAAAAATTTACAAAGCCGATTTTTAGGTGGAGTGCCGGTTCAGTTGATTGGATTTGTTGGGCTGACTGAAGCTTATGATTCAAGCTTGGAGATTTTTAATAAATCTTATAAAACAAACATTAAAGGTAAACGACTTAATGTTATTCCAGAAGATAAAAAAGTAGCTGTCTCACAACCGTTAGTTGAACTTATTAAAGAAAATAATACGAGAGACTTTGAGTTGTACCAGCTTTGTAAGGACTTGCTGGCGCAACGAACTGAATTAACCAATCGAGGGGTGCCCTGGTGTTATGGTTTTATTGATAAGCCGACCAAAGATCAGGTTTCAGGGCTTGCATATTGGGCAGATTCAGATAAGCCAGTTGAGTTAAGTGTTTTTCATGATAAAGGCCAAGGCCAAGTTCACTTGGGTGATTGTACTGCGTCTCTAATTAAACCAGCAATGAAGCGTTATGCTGTGCCTCGTTCTGGCTTTGTTGGTTTTACTTTTAAATTTCCTGATGCTTGTGACAGGAAAAACATTCGAGTTGTTATAAAGAAAACTGGGCAGCAACTTACAGAAGTGCAAGGTATTTAA
- the cysD gene encoding sulfate adenylyltransferase subunit CysD, with translation MSKKRLTHLQQLEAESIHIIREVAAEFDNPVMLYSVGKDSAVMLHLATKAFLPGKPPFPLMHVDTTWKFKEMIAFRDKMAKKVGMELIVHINQDGVDQGIGPFTHGSSTHTDVMKTQGLKQALDKYGFDAAFGGARRDEEKSRAKERVYSFRDQNHRWDPKNQRPELWNTYNGRINKGESIRVFPLSNWTELDIWQYIYKENIDIVPLYFSEKRPVVNRDGMLLLVDDDRLPLNEGEVPEEKMVRFRTLGCYPLTGAVESEAATLPEIIQEMLLTTTSERQGRSIDHDSSGSMEKKKMEGYF, from the coding sequence ATTTCGAAAAAACGTTTGACGCATTTGCAGCAACTTGAAGCTGAAAGCATTCATATTATTCGTGAAGTTGCTGCTGAGTTCGACAACCCTGTAATGCTTTATTCTGTTGGTAAAGATTCTGCTGTTATGTTGCATTTGGCGACAAAGGCTTTTTTACCTGGAAAGCCACCTTTTCCTTTAATGCATGTTGATACAACATGGAAATTTAAAGAAATGATTGCCTTTCGAGATAAAATGGCAAAAAAAGTGGGCATGGAATTGATTGTTCATATCAACCAAGACGGCGTAGACCAGGGTATAGGGCCTTTTACCCACGGTTCATCTACTCATACTGATGTGATGAAAACCCAAGGGCTGAAGCAGGCTCTGGATAAATATGGTTTTGACGCTGCTTTTGGTGGCGCACGGCGTGATGAGGAGAAATCACGTGCAAAAGAGCGGGTGTATTCATTCCGTGATCAGAACCATCGTTGGGATCCAAAAAATCAACGCCCTGAACTTTGGAATACTTATAATGGCCGTATAAATAAAGGTGAGAGTATTCGCGTGTTCCCTTTATCTAATTGGACAGAGTTGGATATTTGGCAATACATCTATAAAGAAAATATTGACATAGTACCGCTTTATTTTTCTGAAAAGCGCCCCGTAGTAAACCGTGATGGCATGTTGTTGTTGGTTGATGACGATAGATTGCCTCTTAATGAAGGTGAAGTACCTGAAGAGAAGATGGTGCGTTTTCGTACATTGGGTTGCTATCCGCTTACAGGTGCTGTTGAATCTGAAGCTGCAACGCTACCTGAAATTATCCAAGAAATGCTATTGACGACTACATCCGAACGCCAGGGGCGCTCTATCGACCATGATTCTTCTGGTTCAATGGAAAAGAAGAAGATGGAAGGTTATTTTTAA
- a CDS encoding glycosyltransferase family 2 protein has product MLELIKNHSIVYFDGVKATGNFPYCKIELTGKWDPVRFSQYDYIGADYLISPALLRRLKDTVPELYSLSSDALLKLAVEVSDSDPFYCSGVLVYSNQPAELPSPQAVEPGAQSALNLSHINHSMVSIVIPTRNGGGILKKCVDSILNKTSYKNYEIILIDNQSDDALTLSLLKQYSKLDKIRVLEYDRPFNYSAINNFAVEYANGSVLGLLNDDVEVISDDWLSHMLHWLSQPGSGCVGAKLLYPDGRIQHAGVITGVAGTANHEYKFYSHDYTGDGRRLQTTRRASAVTAACLLIKKSLYQQVGGLNEQHLPVAFNDVDLCLKVKLAGYHNIWVAEAVLYHHESVSRGKDVTPQQKARARGEVAYMRQQWQTHKQVDAYWHPWLSGKSTSPKISWVNVFKAGVPKLINLPSIRKKLYAEIF; this is encoded by the coding sequence ATGTTAGAACTGATTAAAAATCATTCGATTGTCTATTTTGACGGGGTAAAGGCAACAGGAAATTTTCCATATTGTAAAATTGAACTGACAGGGAAATGGGACCCGGTTCGATTTTCACAATACGATTATATTGGGGCTGATTATTTAATCAGCCCTGCGTTGTTAAGGCGGCTCAAAGATACAGTACCTGAGCTGTATTCATTATCTTCTGATGCGTTACTTAAACTGGCTGTTGAAGTGTCCGATTCCGATCCTTTTTACTGTAGCGGTGTCTTGGTATATTCGAATCAGCCAGCAGAACTTCCGAGCCCGCAGGCGGTAGAGCCTGGTGCTCAGTCGGCGCTCAACCTGTCACACATTAACCATTCTATGGTTTCAATTGTTATCCCGACTCGTAATGGTGGGGGAATTTTGAAAAAATGTGTCGATAGTATTCTGAATAAAACCAGCTATAAAAATTATGAAATTATTCTGATAGATAACCAGAGTGATGATGCCTTGACACTTTCATTGCTTAAGCAGTATTCGAAGTTGGATAAAATTCGAGTGCTTGAATATGATCGACCATTTAATTATTCAGCTATTAATAACTTCGCAGTTGAATATGCTAATGGGTCTGTACTTGGATTGTTGAACGATGATGTTGAAGTGATTTCGGATGATTGGTTATCGCATATGCTGCATTGGCTCTCTCAGCCTGGAAGTGGTTGTGTTGGTGCCAAGCTACTTTATCCTGATGGCCGTATTCAGCATGCCGGAGTGATTACCGGGGTGGCAGGGACTGCTAATCATGAGTATAAATTTTATTCACATGATTACACGGGTGATGGTCGTCGTTTGCAAACTACACGGCGTGCCAGTGCGGTTACTGCCGCTTGTTTGTTAATTAAGAAATCGCTTTACCAGCAGGTTGGTGGTTTAAATGAGCAGCATCTTCCGGTCGCTTTTAATGATGTAGATTTATGCCTTAAGGTTAAGCTCGCGGGTTATCATAATATCTGGGTTGCTGAGGCGGTTTTGTATCATCATGAGTCTGTTTCCCGTGGTAAGGATGTTACACCGCAGCAGAAAGCGCGGGCGCGGGGTGAAGTTGCCTATATGAGGCAACAATGGCAGACGCATAAGCAAGTTGATGCGTATTGGCACCCTTGGTTGTCTGGTAAATCGACATCGCCCAAAATCAGTTGGGTA
- the cysC gene encoding adenylyl-sulfate kinase gives MEKKNIVWHQHPVDKAHRAAMKKQRPCLLWFTGLSGSGKSTIAGAVEHKLAELYHHTYLMDGDNVRYGLCGDLGFGDADRNENIRRVGEVANLMVDAGLIVLTAFISPFRDNRAAVRRMLQQHEFIEVFIDTSIEECEKRDPKGLYKKARAGEIKNFTGIDSPYEAPQIPEITILNSNISIEDAADQVIDYLDKNGYLKTHREKCCA, from the coding sequence ATGGAAAAAAAGAATATTGTTTGGCATCAACACCCTGTTGATAAAGCGCACCGTGCAGCAATGAAGAAACAGCGCCCTTGCCTGTTGTGGTTTACTGGCTTGAGCGGATCGGGGAAATCAACCATTGCTGGTGCTGTAGAACACAAATTGGCAGAGCTTTATCACCACACCTATTTAATGGATGGAGATAATGTTCGTTATGGTTTATGCGGTGATCTTGGGTTTGGCGATGCAGATCGTAACGAAAATATCCGTCGGGTTGGAGAAGTCGCGAACTTAATGGTCGATGCTGGCTTAATTGTTTTAACCGCTTTTATTTCTCCATTCCGTGATAATCGTGCTGCGGTTAGGCGTATGTTGCAGCAGCATGAGTTTATTGAAGTTTTTATCGATACTTCAATTGAAGAGTGCGAAAAGCGTGATCCAAAAGGACTTTACAAAAAAGCCAGAGCAGGAGAAATCAAAAATTTCACTGGTATTGACTCACCTTATGAAGCACCACAAATCCCTGAAATAACTATTTTAAATAGCAATATTTCTATTGAAGATGCTGCTGACCAGGTCATTGATTATTTAGATAAGAATGGCTATTTGAAAACGCACAGGGAGAAGTGTTGTGCCTAA
- a CDS encoding SLC13 family permease: protein MLVVSIITAVLLMALVSGRVMPVKGFVFAFVSLLLLYPNSESLISQAANPVLVTLAALYVVVAALGNTGATRLLARYFMHSPKKCYVPKRVLIFTSILSAVVNNSPVVAMLTHVVQGHARRFSISPSQWLLPISYASILGGTCTLIGTSTNLLVDGMVQSAVNYKFDLFEIAWVGVPIAISGWLYLHFFSHLILPNRDGSTETFDHTREYMVEMLILPQSELVGKNIIEAGLRNLPGMFLVEVHKREQILTAVSPKTVLEGGDRLIFAGSPDSVLGLQNIHGLVIADDYRFKLEGNRSERRLFEAVISPSNPIVGSTLKQARFRHRYSAVVLSVCRHGQRLAGRLGDITLRAGDTLLIESQKGFLFRYRNSSDFLLVSKLTDSPQVDATKSVISLLVFSLMLVLSAFGVLSIFKASIVASVLMIVSGCISFEEASKAIDYKVLAVIFCALGLGAAFSDSGLAAQVTTLLLLVGDQPMHLLIMVYLLTLILTEIISNNAAAIIMLPVALSAAASAVVSPLPFAVAVMIAASTSFLTPTGYQTNLMVMGPGGYQFTDYFKLGFPLSVLTASISLMLIPVVWPF, encoded by the coding sequence GTGTTAGTTGTAAGTATTATTACTGCTGTATTGCTAATGGCATTGGTTAGTGGCCGTGTAATGCCAGTAAAAGGGTTTGTATTTGCCTTTGTCAGTTTGTTGCTTTTGTACCCAAATAGCGAATCGCTGATTAGTCAGGCTGCCAACCCGGTATTAGTTACTTTGGCTGCATTGTATGTGGTTGTTGCAGCGCTTGGAAATACTGGTGCGACCAGATTGCTTGCTCGTTATTTTATGCACAGCCCCAAAAAATGTTATGTACCAAAGCGGGTACTAATTTTTACTTCGATATTAAGCGCAGTGGTTAATAACAGCCCAGTTGTAGCCATGTTGACGCATGTAGTGCAGGGGCATGCCAGAAGGTTTTCCATATCACCCTCCCAGTGGTTATTGCCTATTAGCTATGCGTCGATTCTTGGCGGGACCTGCACGCTGATTGGAACGAGCACCAATTTGTTGGTGGATGGCATGGTTCAGAGTGCTGTTAATTATAAATTTGACCTGTTTGAAATTGCTTGGGTTGGTGTTCCAATTGCAATTTCAGGTTGGTTGTATTTGCATTTTTTCTCTCATTTAATTCTGCCAAATCGTGATGGCTCAACAGAAACTTTTGATCATACGCGGGAATATATGGTTGAGATGTTGATACTGCCTCAAAGCGAGTTGGTGGGGAAAAATATTATTGAAGCAGGCTTAAGAAACTTACCTGGAATGTTTCTGGTTGAGGTCCATAAGCGTGAGCAAATTCTGACAGCGGTTAGCCCAAAAACGGTGCTTGAAGGTGGTGATCGTTTGATTTTTGCAGGTAGTCCAGACTCTGTGCTTGGTCTGCAAAATATCCATGGTCTGGTTATTGCGGATGACTATCGCTTTAAACTGGAAGGTAACCGCTCAGAACGCAGGCTTTTTGAAGCGGTCATCTCGCCCTCTAATCCGATTGTTGGAAGTACGCTTAAACAAGCGCGATTTCGCCATAGATATAGTGCAGTTGTTCTTAGTGTATGTCGCCATGGGCAGCGCCTTGCAGGCCGCTTAGGTGATATTACCCTGCGAGCAGGTGATACTTTGTTAATAGAATCTCAAAAAGGTTTTTTATTTCGCTATAGAAATAGCAGTGATTTTTTACTGGTGAGCAAACTGACAGACAGCCCCCAAGTTGATGCAACTAAAAGTGTTATTTCTCTGCTGGTTTTTTCTCTGATGCTTGTTTTAAGTGCTTTCGGCGTATTGAGTATTTTTAAAGCTTCTATTGTTGCCAGTGTTTTAATGATTGTTTCAGGTTGTATTTCATTTGAAGAAGCCAGTAAAGCTATAGATTATAAAGTTTTAGCCGTGATTTTTTGTGCACTTGGGCTTGGCGCTGCATTTTCAGATTCAGGATTGGCAGCCCAAGTCACAACACTGTTATTGCTTGTTGGTGATCAACCTATGCATTTGTTGATTATGGTTTATTTATTAACGCTGATCTTGACTGAAATCATCAGTAATAATGCTGCAGCAATCATTATGCTGCCTGTGGCGTTGTCTGCTGCCGCATCTGCAGTGGTGAGCCCTCTACCTTTTGCCGTTGCAGTAATGATTGCAGCTTCAACCAGTTTTTTAACACCTACGGGTTACCAAACAAACTTGATGGTTATGGGGCCTGGAGGCTACCAGTTTACCGATTACTTCAAGTTGGGCTTCCCTCTGAGTGTGCTTACTGCATCAATTTCTCTGATGTTAATCCCGGTGGTTTGGCCCTTTTAA
- the cysN gene encoding sulfate adenylyltransferase subunit CysN encodes MAHASDLIKDDIFGYLQQHEEKDILRFLTCGNVDDGKSTLIGRLLHDSKLIFEDQLAAIKQDSQKFNTTNQEFDLALLVDGLQSEREQGITIDVAYRYFSTDKRKFIIADCPGHEQYTRNMATGASTCDLAIILIDARKGIQTQTKRHSYIVNLLGIKNVIVAVNKMDLMDYDETVFENIKSEYLELSNGLGISNVSFIPMSALLGDNVVDKSKQMPWYQEETFIQKLETIEIHCNDRSSDFRLPVQYVNRPNLDFRGFCGTIAAGEIAVGDMIETLPSGKQSKVKSIVSASGEVASAIVGEAVTLTLADEIDISRGDMIVKGVLPTTSNAFTANLIWMDDQPLELNKEYLFKLGTKSSFGTIKSIKHRIDVNTMNCILAESLQLNEVAVVEVYINDSVVFDAYKESRNTGNFVVIDRIFNSTVAAGMIIESLDSSLVSNVAEMSYQERVVEFNKEVELLVHKYFKSY; translated from the coding sequence ATGGCGCACGCATCAGATTTAATAAAAGATGATATTTTTGGTTATTTACAGCAGCATGAAGAGAAAGACATTCTACGTTTTCTAACTTGTGGTAATGTGGATGATGGTAAATCTACCCTGATTGGGCGGTTGTTACATGATTCAAAGTTGATTTTTGAAGATCAACTTGCTGCAATTAAACAAGATTCTCAAAAATTTAACACGACCAATCAAGAGTTTGATTTGGCATTGTTGGTTGATGGTCTTCAGTCTGAACGTGAGCAAGGCATTACTATTGATGTGGCTTATCGTTATTTTTCAACAGACAAACGTAAATTTATCATTGCCGACTGTCCTGGTCATGAGCAATATACTCGTAATATGGCGACCGGGGCATCTACCTGCGATTTAGCTATTATCCTTATAGATGCGCGAAAAGGCATTCAAACTCAAACCAAACGTCATTCATATATTGTGAATTTGCTAGGTATCAAAAATGTAATCGTCGCCGTTAATAAAATGGATTTAATGGATTACGACGAAACTGTTTTTGAAAATATTAAATCTGAATATTTAGAATTATCTAATGGTTTGGGAATTAGCAATGTAAGCTTCATTCCTATGTCGGCTCTGCTAGGTGATAATGTAGTAGATAAAAGCAAACAGATGCCTTGGTACCAGGAAGAAACGTTCATTCAAAAGCTTGAAACGATTGAAATCCACTGTAATGATCGATCCAGTGATTTTCGGCTGCCAGTTCAATATGTTAATCGACCTAATTTAGATTTTCGTGGTTTTTGTGGCACTATCGCTGCTGGAGAAATTGCTGTTGGTGATATGATAGAAACATTACCATCTGGCAAACAAAGCAAAGTTAAATCAATTGTTTCAGCTTCAGGAGAAGTTGCTTCTGCAATTGTTGGAGAAGCTGTAACACTCACCTTAGCGGATGAAATTGATATCTCCCGGGGTGATATGATTGTTAAGGGAGTCTTGCCAACCACTTCCAATGCTTTTACTGCAAATTTGATATGGATGGATGATCAACCTCTTGAATTGAATAAAGAGTATTTGTTTAAGCTGGGCACGAAATCTTCATTTGGCACTATAAAATCGATTAAACATCGTATTGATGTTAATACAATGAATTGTATATTAGCTGAAAGCTTGCAATTAAATGAAGTTGCGGTAGTTGAAGTTTATATAAATGATTCAGTTGTATTTGATGCGTATAAAGAATCTAGAAATACCGGTAATTTTGTAGTTATAGACCGTATATTCAATAGTACAGTAGCCGCTGGTATGATTATTGAATCATTAGATAGCTCACTTGTTTCCAATGTTGCTGAAATGTCTTATCAAGAAAGAGTTGTAGAGTTTAATAAAGAAGTAGAGTTGTTGGTCCATAAGTATTTCAAAAGTTACTAG
- a CDS encoding glycosyltransferase family 2 protein, with amino-acid sequence MKFNLNRYFDSRDYQSWLGLQSDSKKKSVEFNVSSSSIRPVFSILVPVYKVNSKFLEVMLKSVLSQSYSEWQLCIVDDGSSDKRIHDVIKKYQNNSSKIYSILSNDNQGISSASNKCLSLAHGDYIVLLDHDDVLHSDALLFLADAIIKNPKSKIIYTDEDKIDKEGRRYSPHFKPDFNYDLLLSQNYICHLTCYKTNLVVGVGGFRQGFEGSQDYDLLLRCISKINPNQIVHIPEVLYHWRACSGSTALEHSAKNYTTAAGIKSLIRHFSASPEVSIKKGMLPNTYQVRWPILGSQPSVALIVPTRDGFQILKQCIDNILSKTHYQNYQIVVVDNQSSCKKTLSYLKKISCYEKIRVVKFNKPFNYSEINNFAVDLVDSELIGLVNNDTEVISKDWLNEMVSHAIRPDIGCVGAKLYYPDNTIQHAGVILGIAGYAGHAHKHYPKNKSGYFSRLKLIQNFSAVTGACLLVRRKTYLEVGGLDQDNLKVALSDIDFCLKVREAGYRNLWTPYAELYHHESKSRGAEDTPEKQQRFEKEVEFMKEKWGDALNNDPAYNPNLTLKHEDFRIGNPTC; translated from the coding sequence ATGAAATTTAATTTAAATCGATATTTTGATTCAAGGGATTACCAAAGTTGGCTGGGGCTTCAATCTGATTCTAAAAAAAAATCAGTTGAGTTTAATGTTTCATCAAGTTCGATACGGCCTGTTTTTTCGATTCTAGTGCCGGTGTATAAAGTAAATAGTAAGTTTCTTGAAGTAATGCTCAAGTCTGTCTTAAGCCAAAGTTACTCTGAGTGGCAGCTTTGTATTGTTGATGATGGTTCGTCTGATAAACGGATTCATGATGTTATCAAAAAATATCAGAATAATAGCTCAAAAATATATTCTATTTTGAGCAATGATAACCAAGGTATATCTAGTGCCAGTAATAAGTGCTTGTCTCTAGCTCATGGTGATTATATTGTTTTGTTAGATCATGATGATGTTTTGCACTCTGATGCACTTTTGTTTCTTGCCGACGCTATAATAAAAAATCCAAAATCTAAAATAATTTACACAGATGAAGATAAGATTGATAAAGAAGGTCGTAGGTATTCGCCACATTTTAAGCCTGACTTTAATTATGATTTGTTGTTGTCTCAAAATTATATTTGCCATTTGACATGTTACAAAACGAATTTAGTTGTTGGTGTTGGAGGCTTTCGTCAAGGTTTTGAAGGAAGTCAAGATTACGATTTGTTGCTTCGATGTATTTCAAAGATAAATCCTAATCAAATTGTTCATATTCCGGAGGTTTTATATCACTGGAGAGCTTGTTCAGGATCAACTGCACTCGAACATTCAGCTAAAAATTATACAACAGCAGCGGGCATTAAATCATTAATAAGACATTTTTCAGCATCCCCAGAAGTTTCTATAAAAAAAGGTATGCTTCCTAATACTTATCAGGTTCGTTGGCCAATACTTGGCAGCCAACCAAGTGTTGCCTTGATTGTTCCTACCCGTGATGGTTTTCAGATACTTAAACAGTGCATTGATAATATTTTGAGTAAAACGCATTATCAAAATTATCAAATTGTAGTAGTAGACAATCAATCTAGCTGTAAAAAAACACTGAGTTATTTGAAAAAAATATCATGTTACGAAAAAATCCGTGTGGTAAAGTTTAACAAACCATTCAATTATTCTGAAATTAATAATTTTGCTGTTGATCTGGTCGATTCTGAATTGATTGGTTTGGTGAATAATGATACGGAAGTTATTTCAAAAGACTGGTTGAATGAAATGGTTTCTCATGCAATCAGACCTGATATTGGCTGTGTTGGAGCTAAGTTATATTATCCAGACAATACTATTCAGCATGCAGGTGTGATTCTTGGGATTGCTGGCTATGCTGGTCATGCGCATAAGCATTACCCTAAAAATAAAAGTGGTTATTTTTCCAGATTAAAACTCATTCAAAATTTTTCTGCAGTTACGGGTGCCTGCTTACTAGTTAGAAGAAAGACATATCTAGAAGTTGGTGGTCTTGATCAAGATAATTTAAAAGTTGCACTTAGCGATATTGATTTTTGTTTAAAAGTCCGTGAAGCCGGATACCGTAATTTATGGACACCTTACGCCGAGTTGTATCACCATGAGTCAAAATCACGTGGTGCTGAGGATACGCCGGAGAAGCAGCAGAGATTTGAGAAGGAGGTTGAGTTTATGAAAGAGAAGTGGGGAGACGCTTTGAATAATGACCCTGCCTACAATCCTAATCTGACTCTAAAACATGAAGACTTTCGGATTGGCAATCCTACATGTTAG
- the cysQ gene encoding 3'(2'),5'-bisphosphate nucleotidase CysQ: MPKPSEMVAFVDDVIAIAQQAGQAIMEIYQTDFKQYEKSDTSPLTEADLAAHHIIVDGLKKMSSYPCLSEESGEADGVDWQQRKDWGIYWLIDPLDGTKEFINKNDEFTVNIALIENGKAVLGVVYCPPLDRLYFAEQSMGAFRQDGLQPAQKISVADAPKESEVWKIVGSRRHGAEALEKFAEQLGDVETVSMGSSLKLCLVAEGAAHLYPRLALTCEWDTGAAQAIVEIAGGQVLAPTKTSDELLPLMYGQKEELLNPFFIVCGPVSEKWQSTFISLSK; this comes from the coding sequence GTGCCTAAACCAAGTGAAATGGTTGCTTTTGTAGATGATGTGATTGCGATTGCCCAGCAAGCAGGGCAAGCCATTATGGAAATTTATCAAACAGATTTTAAACAGTACGAAAAATCAGATACCAGCCCTTTAACCGAAGCTGACTTAGCCGCGCATCATATTATTGTTGATGGGCTAAAAAAGATGAGTAGTTACCCATGCTTGTCTGAAGAGTCTGGTGAAGCGGATGGTGTTGATTGGCAGCAACGTAAAGACTGGGGTATTTATTGGTTAATTGACCCTTTAGATGGTACTAAAGAGTTTATTAATAAAAATGATGAATTTACGGTCAATATTGCACTGATCGAAAATGGTAAGGCTGTTTTAGGGGTTGTGTATTGTCCGCCGCTGGACCGTTTGTATTTTGCTGAGCAATCTATGGGGGCTTTTCGCCAAGATGGCTTGCAACCTGCTCAGAAAATTTCTGTTGCTGATGCACCCAAAGAAAGTGAAGTTTGGAAGATTGTTGGTTCTCGTCGCCATGGTGCTGAAGCGCTGGAGAAATTTGCAGAGCAGTTGGGTGATGTAGAAACTGTCTCTATGGGTAGTTCTCTTAAATTATGCCTTGTTGCTGAGGGTGCTGCTCACTTGTATCCACGTTTGGCACTGACCTGTGAATGGGACACTGGTGCTGCGCAAGCAATAGTGGAAATTGCTGGTGGTCAGGTACTTGCTCCTACAAAAACATCTGATGAATTATTGCCTCTTATGTATGGGCAGAAAGAAGAATTATTAAACCCTTTCTTTATTGTCTGTGGGCCTGTTAGTGAAAAATGGCAGTCAACGTTCATTTCTTTAAGTAAATAA